Below is a genomic region from Phycobacter azelaicus.
TGTTGTGGATGAGATTCCCTACCAAGTGAACAAAGCTTCCATGATCGAGAAGATCGCGGAACAGGTCCGTGAGAAAAAGGTCGAAGGCGTTGCCCATGTGCAGGATGAATCCGACCGCAACGGGGTGCGTGTGGTGGTGGAGCTGAAGCGCGACGCAACGGCCGAGGTGGTTTTGAACCAGCTTTATCGCTTCACGCCAATGCAAACCTCCTTTGGTTGCAACATGCTGGCTCTGAACGGCGGCCGCCCAGAGCAGCTGACTTTGCGCAAGTTCCTGACCTCTTTCATTGATTTCCGCGAAGACGTTGTGGCGCGCCGTACGGCGTACCTTTTGCGAAAAGCGCGCGAGCGCAGCCATATCCTCTGTGGTCTGGCGGTTGCCGTATCCAACGTGGATGAAATCGTTGCAACTATTCGTGCATCGGCGGACGCGGCCGAGGCGCGTGAAAAGCTGATGACCCGTCGTTGGCCGGCTATGGACATTGCCGACTACATCCGCCTGATCGACGATCCGACCCATACCATGAATGACGATGGCACCTACAACCTTTCGGAAACTCAGGCCCGTGCCATTCTTGAACTGCGCTTGCAGCGCCTGACCCAGATCGGCGTGAAGGAAGTCACCGACGAGCTGGAAGAACTAGCTGCCAAGATCAAGGAATACCTCGAAATTCTTGGATCCCGTGAGCGGATCATGGGCATCATTGCCGATGAGCTGCGCGAAGTGCGCGAGAGTTTCGCCGTCCCCCGCCGCACGGAGATTGTCGACTGGTCCGGTGACATGGAGGACGAAGACCTTATCGAGCGTGAGGACATGGTGGTGACCGTGACCTCGGGTGGCTATATCAAGCGCACGCCGCTGGCCGATTTCCGCGCGCAGAAGCGCGGCGGGAAGGGCCTCTCTGGTATGCAGACCAAGGAAGAGGATGTGGTCACCACCCTGTTTGTGGCCAACACCCACACGCAGCTCCTGTTCTTCACCACCGACGGCATGGTCTACAAGCTCAAGACCTGGCGCCTGCCGCAGGGTGGCCGCACCTCCAAAGGCAAGGCAATCGTCAACATCCTGCCGATCCCGACCGGTGTGTCTATCGCGGCGATCATGCCTGTCGACCGGGCCGAGGATGAATGGGCCGATCTGCAGATCATGTTTGCCACCTCCGCTGGAACTGTGCGTCGTAACCGGTTGTCTGACTTCACGAATGTGATGCGCAACGGCAAGATTGCCATGAAGTTCGAAGATGAGAATGCCGACACCAAGCTGATCAATGCGCGCATTTGTTCCGAAGACGATGACATCATGCTGGTCACCAACACCGGGCGCGCGATCCGCTTTCCTTCGACCGAAGTTCGCGTGTTCAACAGCCGCAATTCAGTTGGGGTGCGCGGCATCAAACTTAACGAGGGCGATGAGGTTGTCTCGATGTCGGTGATCCGCCACTCGAAGTACACGCCAGAGCAGCGCACCGCCTATCTGAAAATGCGCCGCGCCATGGCCGGGATTGCCGACGAAGCAGAGGGCTCGGACGAGGATGTGGTCGCAGATCCCAACTTCTCGACTGAACTCTATGCTGAGATGTCCGCAGCCGAGAACCTGATCCTGACAATCACCAAGGGCGGCCAGGGCAAGTTGAGCTCCAGCCATGATTACCCCGTGCGTGGGCGTGGCGGCATGGGTGTTACCGCCATGGATAAGGCAATGCGCGGCGGGGAACTGGTGGCGTCCTTCCCGGTGGAACTGGAAGACCAGATCATGCTGGCAACCTCAAAGGGCCAGTCGATCCGGGTGCCGGTCGAAGGCATCTCCTTCCGCTCCCGCTCGGCGGGCGGCGTGCGCGTCTTCAACACCGGTAAGGGCGAAGAGGTCGTCTCGGTCGCCTGGATCGCAGACAGCGGCGATGAAGAAGAAGGTGAAGGCGACGAAGGCTGAGAGCCGAATTAGATTCGCTGACAGATCAGGCGCCGTCCCAAGCCGGGGCGGCGCCTCTCTTTACGAAAGACTAAACAATTTTCCCTACGCTCCTGCACAAACGTTTTTCTTTACGGGAGGGAGCGCCCGATGAACCTGTATCATTGCTATATCGACCTGCATCACGAGGCCAAGGCGCTGGCCTTTTCCAGCGCGGTGGACCAGTGGATGTCCTACCTGAAGGAGCGCAAGGTGATCAAAGGCTGGCGCCTGTTGCGCCGCAAATTGAATCTGGCCAGCGATTCCTGCCGCGATTTTTTGCTGGAGATCGAGTTCGAGAACATGACTCAGCTGGATCAGGCCTTTCGCGTGCTGGGCGAAAAGGACGAGGAAATCGAGAAGCTATATGCAAACGTTTCCGCGTTGGTGGCCCGGTCGGACTTTGGTCTGTATCGGCCATTCCCGGATCCGGAACGGGCTGAACGCATGGCGCTCATCTAGCGGCTTAAGCGCGAACTGATACCTCACCGCGAACTGATACAAGGCCGGATCGTTTGATCCGGCCTTTGCTTTTGCGACGACTAGAGATCGTAGATCGCAGAAAACTTCGCTTCGAGATAGTTGAGCAACGGCGCATGATCAGGAACCATTCCAGCGGCCTCAGCAATGGTGTCCTTCGGGCTGCGCAGGCCACCGTGTTGTTGCAACGCCTGCCCCAGCCAGCCGGTCGCCGCTGAAGTATCGCCCTTGGCAAGCTGCGCGTCCAGATCGGGGACCTCCTGTCGAAGCGCCTCATGAAGGCAGCCAGCATAGACATTGCCCAGAGAATAGGTCGGGAAGTACCCGAACAGTCCCACTGACCAGTGCACGTCCTGCAAACAGCCATTGGACGGCTTATCGACGGCGTAGCCAAAATCAGCCTCGAACCGGTCGTTCCAAGCCGCTTCCAGGTCTTTCACCTCCAGATCGCCCTGCATCAATGCCCGTTCCAGATCGAAACGAAGCATCACGTGCAGGTTATATTGCAGCTCATCCGCTTCGGTGCGGATATAACCATTGTGGACCTTGTTCACCGCCGCGTAGAAGGCATCGGCATCGGCGATCCCGAAATCGCCAAAGCTGTCTTTCATCTGATCGAACAGCCAGCCGGTGAAGGCGCGACTGCGCCCCAGTTGGTTTTCATAAATCCGGCTCTGGCTTTCGTGCACGCCCATGGACACACCGCGCCCCAGCGGCGTGAGAAGGTAGTCCCGGCTGATGTTCTGCTCATAGGCGGCGTGACCGACCTCGTGAATGGTCGAGTAAAAACAGTTGAACGGGTCGCTCTCGCTCGTCCGTGTCGTGATCCGAACATCGAGCCCAGAACCAGAGCTGAACGGGTGTACGGCCTTGTCGACACGGCCATGGTCCATGTCATAGCCAAAGGCGCGCGCCAGCTTGCGCGCCAGTTTCATTTGCACCGCCTCGTCGAACTTGCCTTCCAGCCCTCTCGGCGCAGGGCGATCCAGCACACGGGCCCGCAGGTCCACCAACGCCGGGCGCATCGCATCAAAAATCGCAGCAATCTCGGCCGAGGTTGTACCATGCTCATAGTCTGCGACCAGCGCATCATAAAGCTCGCCGTCGGCGGCAAGGGCTTCAGCCTCCTGGCGCTTTAGCGCGACGACTTCTTCGAGAACCGGAACGAAGGCGGCGACATCTTCATCCGCACGGGCCTGCGCCCACTTTCCTTGCGCTTCGGATGTGACCTGAGCAAGTTTTTTGGCCAGATCGCCGGGAACCTTGACCGCGCGTTCATAGCTCCGCCGGATCTCACGCAAGTGAGCTGCGCCCACTTCATCAGGGGCCTGGGCGGTTTCAAGCCATTCGCCAACCTCAGGCGCACTACGGCGGGCGTGAAGGACCGCCTCGAGCGCAGCCATCTCGATGCCGCGCTGGCTTGCGGCGCCGCGGGGCATCATCGTTTCCTGATCCCAGCCCAGGCGGCCCGAAATCTGCGACAAGGCCTGCGTGTCGCGTTCATAGGCCATTAGCCGTTCAAATGCAGTCATGGGATCAGTAATCCTTGATCGAGGTTGCAATGGGATATGCGGCCAGGAAGCGAGCCCGCAGGATCAGCACCCAAAGGATCACAGCAACGATCTGATGAAGGATCGCCGCCTGCCAGGGCGCAGCGTAGAGAACGGTCACAATGCCGAGTACGATCTGCACCGACAGAACCGCAAAGACCGCGTTGAAGGCGAAGCGCGTTTGAGCGTGGGCACTGCCCCGCCCGCGCAGCCAGACTACAACGGCAAATGCAAAGAGAAGATAGCCGCACACGCGGTGAATGAACTGCACCAAACCCGGGTTTTCAAAGAAATTCTTCCAGACTGGCTCCAGCATCAACGGGTTCGGCGGGATGATCTGCCCACCCATGAGCGGCCAATCGGTGTAGGAACGGCCGGCATCAATGCCCGCAACCAGTGCGCCGAGTAGGATTTGCAGGAACGCAAAGTGCAAAAGCCCTGTAGACAGGCCAAAAAGCTTGGTTTCCTTTGCGCGCCGCGCTTGCATCAGCTCCCGCTCTTCTCGCCCCAGCTGGAACACGTACCAGGCGAGGAAGCCAAGGATGACGAAGGCTAGGCCCAGATGTGTTGCCAGACGGTAAGACGCGACTGAGGTCATGCCCTCACCCTGGGTCACCCCTGAGGCCACCATCCACCATCCGATCGCTCCTTGTACGGCGCCAAGGGCGCCGGGCAAAACCAGTCGGCCGGCCCATCCTGCGGGGATCTTGCGTGCAACAAGAAAGCCGAAAAAGCCCACGGCCCAGACAAGGCCAATCACCCGGCCAAGCTGGCGATGCCCCCATTCCCACCAGTAGATGACTTTGAAATCAGCCAGTTCCATCCACTGGTTTTGAATGCGCCATTGGTCGATCTGCTTGTATTTTTCAAATTCGGACTGCCAGTCCGCCTCACTCATGGGCGGGATTGCACCGGTCACGGGGCGCCATTCCGTGATCGATAGCCCGGAGTCGGTCAGTCGCGTCAAGCCACCGACTGCAATCATCACCATGACCAAACCAAACAGAACCATCAGCCAGAGGCGGATCGCCCTGCGTGCACCGCCCCTGCCACGATCAATGACACCCGGCTGGGCGGCCTTCTGTGCGGGCTGCGCCTCATTTACCTCTTCAAAGATACTGCGCTTGCTGCTCATGCTTGTCTCTCTTGATTGCGGGTCACGCTTGCGGGCGAGATATAGATCATCCTTGGCCCCCGGTCAGGGGTCATTCGCCATTTTTCTTCCAGCGGACCATCTGCCGCATTATGCCATGCAGCATCTGCACATCGGCGCGCGTCAGACGCATGCGGCTGAAAAGATTGCGGAAGACCACCTTCATGCCCGGCGCCTTTTCCGGCGGGAAGAAGTATCCAGCCTCGTCCAGGCGATCCTCATAGTGTTTCACCAGCGCTTCTACCTCGACGCCCGTGGCCCAGTCGGATTTGCCGATATCAAAGACCTCGTGCTGCACCTCATCGGCCTGGCGGCGCCATTCATAAGCGGTCAGGAGTACGCATTGGCCCAGGTTCAGCGAGGGGAACTCGGGGTTCACCGGCACGGTGATGATGGCATTGGCCTTGGCGATATCATCATTCTCAAGGCCAGCTCGTTCGGGGCCGAACATCACGGCGACTTTTTCACCGCCCCGGATCTTTTCCAGCGCCAATTTCATTGCTGCTTCAGGGCTGTAGACGGGTTTGGTGAGCTCCCTTGGGCGGGCCGTGGTGGCAAAGACAAAGGAGCAATCCTCAAGCGCCCCGGGCACATCCGGCGCCAGCTGAGCTTCGTCCAGCAGCCTGCCCGCGCCCGAAGCCATGGCCACCGATTTCGGGTTCGGCCAGCCATCACGCGGCGCCACGATGCGCATCCGATCCAGGCCAAAATTCCACATGGCGCGGGCGGCGGCGCCGATGTTCTCACCCATCTGCGGGCGAACCAGAACAAAGGCGGGCTGAGGGGTCTCGCTGGGCATGTCTTTCTCCGTTGCGCCCCTGGGGCAATTGCAGGCGATTTTCCCTGCTCTAATGGCAGGGCGCGGGATCGGCAAGGCTTGCCGGGCGGCCAATGAAACCCGGACAAGCACGGCGTGTCCTTGCGTCCGGCGCAAGATGCGTTAAACACCTGCCATGAAAGAACAGGAGCGCCCGTCATGACCACCGCCGCGGACACTGTAGAAACGCCACAGATCTATCTGATTTCGCCGCCAAGTTTTGAACTGGGCCGGTTCCCGGATCAACTGGCAAAGGTGCTCGACAGTGTTGAGGTCGCCTGCGTGCGCCTGGATATGGCGAGCCGCGATGAAGATACGCTCAGCCGAGCCGGTGACGCCCTGCGCGAGGTGTGCCATGCACGAGACGTGGCCATCGTGATTTCGGACCATCAGATCCTGGCGGAGCGGCTGGGTCTTGACGGTGTGCATCTGAGCGATGCGTCCAAATCCGTTCGCAGTGCCCGAAAGGCGCTTGGCGCCGATGCCATCGTCGGCAGTTTCTGCGCCGCCTCGCGCCATGATGGGATGTCCGCCGGAGAGGCCGGCGCGGATTACGTGAGCTTCGGTCCAATCGGGACCTCTGGCCTTGGTGATGGCGCTCAGGCTCAGCTTGATCTGTTCCAGTGGTGGTCGGAAATGATCGAAGTCCCTGTTGTGGCCGAAGGCGGTTTGACCGAGGAGTTGATCGCCCAATTCGCCCCCTTCACCGATTTCTTTGGAATTGGGGATGAGATCTGGCGCACCGATGATCCTGCCACCGCCCTGCAAGCCTTTGTCAAGGCGATGGGCTGACGAGGCTAAAGCCAGACGCGCTCCACGAACCAGTAGCCACCGATCAACGCGATGGTCACTGAGGCGGGTATCGCCACCCGGCCGCGGTATTTGGGGTGATTGCCGAACCAATAGCCCACCAACAGGTAGGCAAGCGCAATCACCGTAAGCTGCCCCAGCTCAACGCCAACGTTGAACCCGATCAGTGCTGAAATGAATTGCGATTGTGGGAGACCAAACTCCTCAAGGACGCTGGCAAAGCCCAATCCGTGCAAAAGGCCAAACCCAAAGACCACCGCTGTGCGCCAACTGTGCAGACGGCGGGAAAAGATGTTCTCGACTGCCACAAAAACAATCGAAGCGGCAATCAGCGGTTCCACTATATCGGGATTCACCGTGACCAGCCCAAGGGCTCCGCAGGCCAGTGTGATGGTATGGGCCACAGTAAAGGCGCTGACCTGCCAGATCAGCGGCCGCAGCCGGGTGCTCAGAAAGAACAGCCCGAGGACAAACAGGATATGATCCAGCCCTTTCGGCAGGATATGATCGAACCCCACAGGTATGTAGGAGATAAAGGCCTCATAGGGGGCAAGCGCGGAGCCCCCTGCAAGCGCTATAGGGCCGCTGTTTTCGCCGCCCTGCAAGTAACCTGTGTAAGCCGCATCAACACCGTTCTGACGCAAAACGACCGCGCCCGAGCCTGCCGACCAAGTCAAATTCATCACGTCCGCGCCTAATGGCAGAGGTGCAATCAGATCCAAGAAACTTTCGCGTGGAACATTCAGATCTCCGACAGGAGCAATCCGAACATCCTTCAGCTCAAGCGTGACCGAAGTCCCTGCTTCCAAGTTGATCGTCTTGACCCAATCTTCGGCAAAGAGGCGGAGCATGGGGCTCAGTTCTTCGGGAGGCAACGCGCGAAGCAGATCATAATCCCCGGCCTGTCCGGATTCATCGGTGTCCTGATGAGTGTCCAGGTCTATGCCCGCGACAAAAGCTTCGGCATTCAGCCGCAGTTGCATTTGCAATTCACCGCCTTCGACTGCAAAGTCGGCAATGGTTGGCGTCACCTCATGGGCTTGTGCCTGCTCCGGCATCCATAGTCCCAAGCTTGACAGCAGGGCGATTAAAATCACGTTGAGGCGCAGTGGATAAAGAAGTCTGGTCATGAAAAATCGCCTGTTTCCGTTTGTAATTATTGCTAGCGTCATGGCGGGCACAGTTCCAGCCCTCGCGCATGAATTTTGGATCGAACCCTAAAGCTATCGCGTCACAGGTGATGAGCCAGTCGCGGCGGATCTGATGAACGGTGAAACCTTCAAGGGCGCGCGGCTGCCCTATTTTCAGACCCGTACCAAACGGTTCGACATTGTCTCAGGCGATACGGTCGCGCCCTATCAAGGGCGGATGGGGGACCTTCCGGCGCTGACCTTTCAGCCTGTCGAACCTGGCCTCTTTGCAATCGTACATGAAACCAAGCCGGAGACCCTCGTATACAAGACCTGGGAGAAGTTCGATGTTTTCGCGCAGCACAAGGGTTTTGCCAATATTCGCGTGCGACACGCAGAACGCGGCCTTCCTTTTGAGGATTTTGCCGAGCGTTATAGCCGACATGCCAAGGCGTTGATCGCTGTAGGTGCGGGTGCGGGGTCGGACCGCGCACTAGGACTCGAGACGGAGTTTGTTGCCCAGGACAACCCCTACACCATGGCCGCAGGCGCCCTGCCCGTCTTGCTGTTGTATCAGGGAAAGCCGCGCGCGAATGCGCAAGTTGAGGTGTTTGAGCGCGGTCAGGATGGCAGTGTTTCTGTGTTTCTGACGCAAACTGATGCAGGCGGTCGCGTGAACATCCCCGTAAAGCCTGGCCACGAGTATTTGCTGGATGCAGTGGTCCTGCGTGCAGCCGATCCGGACGACGGCGCCGTTTGGGAGACCCTTTGGGCGGCGCTGACGTTTGCGGTGCCCTGAGGCGCGGTCGCGATCGCGCTTGCGGGGCGCTGCGAAAGGCGGCATGAGGGGGACATGATGACGCATGAGCCCTCTCTCCAACCCAAGGCGGACGCCGATCGGATCCTGTGCATCGGGTCCGTTTTGTGGGATATTATCGGCCGCTGCCCAGCCGAAATGCAGCGCGGCTCAGACATGCCGGGGCGGATCAGCCGCCTTCCGGGCGGCGTTGCCATGAACATTGCTATGACTCTGGCCCGGTTTGGCATGGCACCCATTCTTCTGAGTGCCGTGGGCCGAGACCCCGAAGGAGAAGAGCTGATCGCGGCGTGTGGGCACCTGGGCCTTGATGCTCGTCACGTTTATCGCTCCGAAGATCTGCCGACCGACAGGTACATGGCTGTTGAGGGGGCAAATGGTCTGATCGCGGCCATCGCCGATGCCCATTCCCTTGAAGCAGCCGGTGCCAAAATCCTGCGGCCGCTTTTTGACGGCGCTTTGGGCTCCGAGGCTGCACCCTATTCCGGTCCAATTGCCCTTGACGGCAATCTGACCCTCTCTCTTTTGGATGAGATCGCCGCCAGCCCCGCCTTTGAAACTGCGGATCTGCGGGTGGCGCCCGCATCCCCCGGCAAAGCAGAGCGTCTGCGCCCCTTCCTGCAGCGCGGGCGCGGAACGCTTTATGTCAACCTCGAAGAGGCGGGCCTGCTCTGTCAGGACAGTTTCAGCGACAGCGAGGTCGCAGCAAATGCACTACTGGACCGTGGCGCGGCGCGTGTGCTGGTCACCGATGGCAGCCGCGCGGCCACCAAGGCAGACGGACAGGAGATCCACACGCTTGAGCCGCCAAGGGTCAGCGTGGCCCGCATCACCGGCGCTGGCGATACATTCATGGCCGCTCATATCGCAGCCGAGGCACGTGGAGAAGCGCCCAGTACGGCGCTTGCCTCGGCGCTGGCGGCTGCCGCAAGTTACGTTTCAGGAGAACCCCCGCTGTGATCCCCATTCAATTTTCTGCCGAAGTCACAAAAGCCCGGGCCGAGGGCCTGCCTCTAGTGGCTTTGGAAAGCACGATCATCACACACGGTATGCCGTACCCACAGAACGTCGAAACGGCTACTCAGGTCGAACAAGACGTACGTGAGGCGGGGGCGACACCGGCCACGATGGCTGTGCTTGAGGGCACGCTGCACGTCGGCCTTGAGGCCCAAACACTGGAGACACTGGGTCAGGCCAAGAATGTCGCCAAGGTCTCTCGCGCAGATATCGCCGCCTGTATTGCGACCGGTGGTACCGGCGCCACGACGGTTGCCGCCACCATGATTGCCGCGCGCATCGCCGGGATCGAGGTTTTCGCGACTGGTGGTATCGGCGGCGTGCACAAGGGGGCTGAAACCAGTTTTGACATCTCTGCCGACCTGTTGGAACTGGCCCAGACCCCGGTAAGCGTCGTCGCAGCAGGCGCCAAGGCAATTCTGGATGTTCCCAAAACTCTAGAAGTGATGGAAACCCAAGGGGTTCCGGTCATTTCTTATGGTCAAGACGCCTTTCCGGCCTTTTGGTCTGCGCAGTCCGACCTGAGGGGGCCTTTGCGGATGGACAGTGCGGCAGAAATCGCCCGCGCCCATGCCATGCGGCGTGCCATGGATCTTCCTGGCGGGCAGTTGATCGCCAACCCCATCCCATCCGACGCGGAGATCCCGGCCGAGGTCTTGGCGCCTGTAATTTCTCAGGCACAGGACGAAGCTGACCGGCAGGGGATTACTGGCAAAAACGTCACGCCATTCCTTCTGCAGCGCATATTTGAGCTGACCGAGGGGCGCTCGTTGGTGGCGAACATTGCATTGGTGCGCAACAACGCCCGTCTCGCCGCGGAAATTGCACGAGAATTGAACGTAATCGCCCGCTGACAACTGTTTTCAGGACCCGCCCCATTGCCCTGCCAAATAACAGTGCATAGGTTTCCGCCATCAACCTTGCCTCTGCGGTACAATCACACGCGATGACTACTCCTTTTGACCAAGAACCCCATCGCAAGCCGGGCCTGTTGGCGCGGCTGCGTTCGTCCTTTCTGACCGGTATCGTGGTCATTGCGCCTGTCGGCCTTACGCTGTGGCTTCTTTGGACCGTGATGGGCTGGATAGATGGTGTGGTTCTGCCGCTGGTGCCGAACAACCTGCGCCCCGAGGAATACATCGGAATAAATCTGCGTGGCGTCGGGCTGATCATCTTCCTGTTGTTCACGATCATGGTTGGCTGGGTTGCAAAGGGGATCATCGGTCGATCCCTTATCACCTTTGCAGAGAACCTGGTGGACCGGATGCCGGTGGTGCGGTCCATTTACTCGGGGATCAAGCAGATTTCGGAAACGGTTTTTGCTCAGGCCGAGAGCAGCTTTGACAAGGCTTGCCTGATCGAATACCCGCGGCGTGGCGTATGGGCTATCGGCTTCGTGTCCACCAAGGCAAAAGGTGAGATTGCACATCGCGCGCAGACCTCCGGTGGGCTCATGAGCGTATTCATCCCGACCACGCCGAACCCCACGTCCGGTTTTCTGCTGTTTGTCCCGGAAGAAGATGTGACCATGCTGGAGATGTCGGTCGAGGATGCCGCAAAACTCGTGATCTCCGCCGGTCTCGTCTACCCGAATGCCAAGGACCCGAGCCAGCCCCCGGCCAAAGCTTGAGCTTTCCACGACAAGATATCGAACTGGCGGGCCAATTTGTGACCCGCCAGTTTGTTAATCACAAAGCGGTCCAGCCGCCATCAACACTGATCGTGGTGCCGGTGATCTGAGCCGCGGCCTCAGAACACAGGAACACGGCCGTGCCGCCCAGCTGTTCGACCGTGGCGAATTCACGCGATGGCTGGCGTTCCAGCATGACCTTCTTGATCACCTCTTCCCGACCCATGTTGTACTTTGCCATCGTGTCGGGGATTTGCGCCTCAACCAGTGGGGTCAACACGTAGCCTGGGCAGATGGCATTGGCCGTGATTGCCTCTTCGGCCGTTTCCAGGGCCACGGTCTTGGTCATGCCGACAACCCCGTGTTTGGCGGCCACATAGGCCGATTTGTAAGGAGAGGCCGTTAGCCCATGGGCCGAAGCGATATTCACCACACGGCCCCATCCGGCGGCTCGCATCAAGGGCAGCGCTGCCGCGGTGGTGTGAAAGGCAGAACTCAGATTGATGGCGATGATCGCGTCCCATTTGTCGAACGGGAATTCGTCGATTGGGGCCACATGCTGAATGCCGGCATTGTTGATCAGGATGTCGCAGGCCCCTGCCTGATCGATCAAGGCGCGGCACTCGTCTCCTTTGGACATATCCGCCTTGATGTACCGTGCCGATACAGAAAACTCCTTGGCGATTTCGTTGGCTAGCGCGTGATCTTCATCCCGCTCAGTGAATGAGTTGAGGACCACATCCGCACCCGCACGCGCCAGTTCGCGCGCAACTCCAAGGCCGATGCCGGAATTGGATCCCGTCACGACCGCTGTCTTGCCCTTCAATGTCATGGTTCAGCTTTCCTTCGCACTGAGTTTGGTTGCCGCACCTTGCCACGGGGCGACTGCGAAGAAAACGCGCAGGACTACGGATGAAACAAGAAGGATGCCGCGATTTCTTCAATGTTCGGATCCAAACATTGAAGGAACCCCCAAAAAAAACGCCCGCGCGAAGCGGGCGTCCAGTTATTGAGGCAGGTTTCATACAGGCAAGAAACCTATCGAGCAGTGACTTCTTTATACGCAATTTATTGCTTCCCTCCAAGCCAAAAGTTTGAAAAGAACAAGATTAGCCTCTACCGTTAAGGCTCAGCAAAATAAGGATAGAATGGGATTGTTGCCAAAGTGAGACCAGAATATTTCTCTGCGGCACGGGCCCTATTGGCCGGAATCGCCCTCGTTGCCTCAACCAGTTTTGCAACCGCAGAATCATCGCATGCCATTGCAATGTATGGAAAACCTGCGCTTGAGGCTGACTTCAAATCTTTACCCTATGTTAACCCTGGCGCCTTAAAAGGTGGCCGCCTTGTTGTTGGGAATACGGGTGGTTTTGACACTCTCAACCCCTTTTCACAGAAGGGCACCCCACCGTGGCAACTCAGGTTCTGGGGATACGAAAGCCTCATGGGGCGGTCCTGGGATGAACCTTTTACCCTTTATGGGCTGTTGGCCGAATCACTTGAAGTGCCCGAAGATCGCTCTTGGGTCGAATTTACACTGAGAGAGCAAGCGCGTTTTTCAGACGGAAGTCCGGTGACCGTTGAAGATGTCATCTGGTCCTACGAAACCCTCGGGACCGAAGGACACCTGCGATATCGCGGGTTTTGGTCGAAGGTTGACAAGATTGAACAAACCGGTCCGCGTTCTGTCCGGCTCACGTTCAACACAGAGGATCGTGAGTTGGCCCTGATCGCCGGTCTGCGCCCGATACTGAAAAAGGCCCAGTGGGTCGGCAAGGACTTTGCGGCATCCGGACTGAGTGAGGCGCCCATCGGAACGGGCGCTTATGTCTTGAGTGACTTTGAGCCAGGTCGCTTTGTGACGTTCACGCGCAA
It encodes:
- a CDS encoding RNA methyltransferase; the encoded protein is MPSETPQPAFVLVRPQMGENIGAAARAMWNFGLDRMRIVAPRDGWPNPKSVAMASGAGRLLDEAQLAPDVPGALEDCSFVFATTARPRELTKPVYSPEAAMKLALEKIRGGEKVAVMFGPERAGLENDDIAKANAIITVPVNPEFPSLNLGQCVLLTAYEWRRQADEVQHEVFDIGKSDWATGVEVEALVKHYEDRLDEAGYFFPPEKAPGMKVVFRNLFSRMRLTRADVQMLHGIMRQMVRWKKNGE
- a CDS encoding carboxypeptidase M32; protein product: MTAFERLMAYERDTQALSQISGRLGWDQETMMPRGAASQRGIEMAALEAVLHARRSAPEVGEWLETAQAPDEVGAAHLREIRRSYERAVKVPGDLAKKLAQVTSEAQGKWAQARADEDVAAFVPVLEEVVALKRQEAEALAADGELYDALVADYEHGTTSAEIAAIFDAMRPALVDLRARVLDRPAPRGLEGKFDEAVQMKLARKLARAFGYDMDHGRVDKAVHPFSSGSGLDVRITTRTSESDPFNCFYSTIHEVGHAAYEQNISRDYLLTPLGRGVSMGVHESQSRIYENQLGRSRAFTGWLFDQMKDSFGDFGIADADAFYAAVNKVHNGYIRTEADELQYNLHVMLRFDLERALMQGDLEVKDLEAAWNDRFEADFGYAVDKPSNGCLQDVHWSVGLFGYFPTYSLGNVYAGCLHEALRQEVPDLDAQLAKGDTSAATGWLGQALQQHGGLRSPKDTIAEAAGMVPDHAPLLNYLEAKFSAIYDL
- a CDS encoding DUF6614 family protein, which codes for MNLYHCYIDLHHEAKALAFSSAVDQWMSYLKERKVIKGWRLLRRKLNLASDSCRDFLLEIEFENMTQLDQAFRVLGEKDEEIEKLYANVSALVARSDFGLYRPFPDPERAERMALI
- the ctaA gene encoding heme A synthase, whose protein sequence is MSSKRSIFEEVNEAQPAQKAAQPGVIDRGRGGARRAIRLWLMVLFGLVMVMIAVGGLTRLTDSGLSITEWRPVTGAIPPMSEADWQSEFEKYKQIDQWRIQNQWMELADFKVIYWWEWGHRQLGRVIGLVWAVGFFGFLVARKIPAGWAGRLVLPGALGAVQGAIGWWMVASGVTQGEGMTSVASYRLATHLGLAFVILGFLAWYVFQLGREERELMQARRAKETKLFGLSTGLLHFAFLQILLGALVAGIDAGRSYTDWPLMGGQIIPPNPLMLEPVWKNFFENPGLVQFIHRVCGYLLFAFAVVVWLRGRGSAHAQTRFAFNAVFAVLSVQIVLGIVTVLYAAPWQAAILHQIVAVILWVLILRARFLAAYPIATSIKDY
- a CDS encoding thiamine phosphate synthase; this translates as MTTAADTVETPQIYLISPPSFELGRFPDQLAKVLDSVEVACVRLDMASRDEDTLSRAGDALREVCHARDVAIVISDHQILAERLGLDGVHLSDASKSVRSARKALGADAIVGSFCAASRHDGMSAGEAGADYVSFGPIGTSGLGDGAQAQLDLFQWWSEMIEVPVVAEGGLTEELIAQFAPFTDFFGIGDEIWRTDDPATALQAFVKAMG
- the gyrA gene encoding DNA gyrase subunit A: MDENQPSKPVYEGPTVSIESEMRASYLDYAMSVIVSRAIPDLRDGLKPVHRRILYAMHETGNTHDKAYRKSARPVGDVMGKYHPHGDSAIYDALVRMAQDFSMSLPLLDGQGNFGSMDGDNPAAMRYTEVRMDKPAAFMLSDIDKETVDFQDNYDGKDREPTVLPARFPNMLVNGAGGIAVGMATNIPPHNLGEVVDATLALIEDPDLTSEQLIEYVPGPDFPTGGVMLGRSGARKAYLEGRGSVIIRAKTRVEEIRKDRYAIVVDEIPYQVNKASMIEKIAEQVREKKVEGVAHVQDESDRNGVRVVVELKRDATAEVVLNQLYRFTPMQTSFGCNMLALNGGRPEQLTLRKFLTSFIDFREDVVARRTAYLLRKARERSHILCGLAVAVSNVDEIVATIRASADAAEAREKLMTRRWPAMDIADYIRLIDDPTHTMNDDGTYNLSETQARAILELRLQRLTQIGVKEVTDELEELAAKIKEYLEILGSRERIMGIIADELREVRESFAVPRRTEIVDWSGDMEDEDLIEREDMVVTVTSGGYIKRTPLADFRAQKRGGKGLSGMQTKEEDVVTTLFVANTHTQLLFFTTDGMVYKLKTWRLPQGGRTSKGKAIVNILPIPTGVSIAAIMPVDRAEDEWADLQIMFATSAGTVRRNRLSDFTNVMRNGKIAMKFEDENADTKLINARICSEDDDIMLVTNTGRAIRFPSTEVRVFNSRNSVGVRGIKLNEGDEVVSMSVIRHSKYTPEQRTAYLKMRRAMAGIADEAEGSDEDVVADPNFSTELYAEMSAAENLILTITKGGQGKLSSSHDYPVRGRGGMGVTAMDKAMRGGELVASFPVELEDQIMLATSKGQSIRVPVEGISFRSRSAGGVRVFNTGKGEEVVSVAWIADSGDEEEGEGDEG